Genomic window (Paenibacillus sp. 37):
GTAGCTACCTCAGATCCACAGGCAGACAGCATAAACAGGGACAGCGCCAAGCTCGTTCCCCCAAGCATCTTTTTCTTCAAATATTTCATCAAAAATACCCCTTCCATTCGGAAATAAAATTAGATCGACAAACAGATGTTATTGCATCAGCGACCGTCTCCAACATATTGACAACAGTTTACCACAGCCCTAGTCTTATGTATCTGCTCCTTTGGCTCCGGGTCTAACTGATCATGAGAACATAAAAATGGTTAATCTACTCATTTACTGTCGAATGCATACGTCCATCCATAATAACTAAAAAAGAGTGGTCAGTAGATCTGATCACTCTTCTAGCATTGCCCTATTTCAATCCACGCAACAGTAAAGGTTTCGTTGAACTTCCCTTATTCCGGTTTATCCGTCAGCTTCACTGATACTTTCTCCGCTTTGCCATCCCGGTAGAAGGTCACTTCAATCGTATCCCCAATCTTCTTCTCATCGTACAGATATTTCCGCAGATCCAGCGTGGAGGTAATTTTTTGCCCGTCAAATTCCGTAATGACGTCATTCAGCTTCATACCTGCATCAGATGCCGGACCGGATGCTTCCAGCACAACCACACCGCTGTCCACGTGGGATGGCAGTTTCAGATCCTTGCGCTGCTCATCATCCAGTGGTGCATATGGGTTGCTCAGATCTACCGTATATACACCCAGGTATGGACGAGATACTTTGCCGTTCAAGAGCAGGGAATCTACCGTTTTCATCACTTCGTTCATCGGAATCGCGAAGCCGAGTCCTTCAACCCCCGTATCCGAGATCTTCATGGTATTAATTCCTACGACTTTGCCGTTTAGATCAACCAAAGCACCGCCGCTATTGCCTTCGTTAATCGCCGCATCCGTCTGGATCACGTTTTGCTCCCAGTCGTACACGCCGTCCTGATTAATCGATACAGGCAGAATACGATCCGTGTAACTGACAATTCCGGATGTCAGCGTACCGCCCAGACCGAGCGGGTTCCCGATCGCCAGCACCGTTTGACCGCGCTGAAGTTTGCTGGAATCACCGATCTCCGCCACTGCACCCAGCCCTTTATCTTCTGCGGATAGTACAGCAATGTCACTTACCCGGTCTTTACCAACCAGCTTCGCTTTGTGTGTCTCCCCATCTACGGTCACAATCTCCAGATCACTCGCACCCTCCACGACGTGGTGGTTGGTCATGATGTAGGCCTTGCCATCTTCCTTCTTGAAAATGACCCCTGAGCCCAGCGCCGAATCTTCCATCGATAGACTGCTACCCGTTTTATGGTTCACAATGCTCACCACGGAAGGACGAACATGTGCTGCTGCCTGAATAATCCGGTCGTATGGATCAGCTGCCTGTGTTGCCTGTGCACTGCCTCCACCACCGTTGCCTGTAGCATTCGCCAGCGGTAACGATGTGGGCTGTGTGATGAAGCTAAACAGCATGACGGTCACGATGGAGCTGATCACCGAGCTAATCACAGCTACCTTCACTGTGGAACTGATTCCCGTACGCGATCTGCGCGGATTGCTCCAGCGGTCACGTCCACGTGCTCTGCCCCCAGGGCGGATGATCTGAAGTTTGCCTTTCTGTTCAGGTTCGGCGCGTCTTGATACTTTGGTTGAATAAAAATCGTCTCCAAACAATCCCATCGTGATCCTCTCCCCTTCGTTGTCACGCATCAAGACCCTGACTGCCGCCTAAGTTGTCGCATGGATCAACGATGGAGTTCTCACATACACCACTCCGCCAACAGACGAACCTTCCGATCGCAGTTACTCACAAATTTTTTTGATCCCCTCTTCCAAGGTAAAAATTTGTTCCTAAAGGCGAACACTTTGTTTCTTCAGGTTTCTTCTGTCGTCTTCGTTACGTGAAGACTCCAACGGTTTCCCATGCTTTTTTGCAATTTTATAAAA
Coding sequences:
- a CDS encoding S1C family serine protease, which codes for MGLFGDDFYSTKVSRRAEPEQKGKLQIIRPGGRARGRDRWSNPRRSRTGISSTVKVAVISSVISSIVTVMLFSFITQPTSLPLANATGNGGGGSAQATQAADPYDRIIQAAAHVRPSVVSIVNHKTGSSLSMEDSALGSGVIFKKEDGKAYIMTNHHVVEGASDLEIVTVDGETHKAKLVGKDRVSDIAVLSAEDKGLGAVAEIGDSSKLQRGQTVLAIGNPLGLGGTLTSGIVSYTDRILPVSINQDGVYDWEQNVIQTDAAINEGNSGGALVDLNGKVVGINTMKISDTGVEGLGFAIPMNEVMKTVDSLLLNGKVSRPYLGVYTVDLSNPYAPLDDEQRKDLKLPSHVDSGVVVLEASGPASDAGMKLNDVITEFDGQKITSTLDLRKYLYDEKKIGDTIEVTFYRDGKAEKVSVKLTDKPE